A genomic segment from Geitlerinema sp. PCC 7407 encodes:
- a CDS encoding DUF3177 family protein, producing the protein MEFELFRSLVWTDYRLAVLLTVILPLIGLIWAFVKNSEAILRVLIIYWRVASLLGITVYLLIGAFPIGYLTGVAARVLIPLSLWFWVDLNEEIDDQPMNSFKLSFLSWRWAITVYNGLGLLLAIPSLKCAVSPQATILADPFCRVWLDAPWGFRAFFHANTKPGFLGFLGIMGLVIYVLYLGYFVFFRLSRQGRSATEQ; encoded by the coding sequence ATGGAATTTGAGCTTTTTCGATCGCTGGTTTGGACCGATTACAGACTTGCTGTGCTCTTGACGGTGATCTTGCCGCTGATCGGGCTAATCTGGGCCTTTGTGAAAAACTCGGAGGCCATTCTGCGGGTGCTCATCATCTATTGGCGGGTGGCGAGTTTACTGGGCATTACGGTGTACCTGCTGATCGGGGCGTTTCCCATTGGGTATCTGACCGGGGTGGCCGCGCGGGTGCTGATCCCGCTGTCTCTCTGGTTCTGGGTGGATCTCAATGAGGAGATCGACGATCAGCCCATGAATTCCTTCAAGCTCTCGTTCTTGTCGTGGCGCTGGGCGATAACGGTGTACAACGGGCTGGGGCTGCTGCTGGCGATTCCTTCGCTCAAGTGCGCGGTGAGTCCTCAGGCCACCATTTTGGCGGATCCGTTTTGCCGGGTGTGGCTGGATGCGCCCTGGGGATTCCGGGCGTTTTTCCACGCGAATACGAAGCCAGGCTTTTTGGGCTTTCTGGGCATTATGGGCCTGGTGATTTATGTGCTGTACCTGGGCTATTTTGTGTTTTTCCGGCTGTCGCGCCAGGGGCGATCGGCAACGGAGCAGTAG
- the glmM gene encoding phosphoglucosamine mutase, with protein sequence MVSSSTRPQSAGAAEALLGRSPEPAKRLHTHAGWGPLPNLPRSPLFGTDGIRGKAGDLLTAPLALHVGLCAGQVLRSQTSNPGPVIVGQDSRNSSSMLAMALSAGLTAAGLEVWDLGLCPTPAVAYLASISQATGGVMISASHNPPEDNGIKFFGGEGTKLSQILQQEIEAAVRGNLEVLLPTQTVWGQQHYRPELVQRYAEFLQTPLAAAGGLSGLRVVLDLAWGAAANLAPEVFKAMGAEVICLHAQPDGDRINVHCGSTHLASLQAAVLEHRADVGFAFDGDADRVLAVDSAGQPVDGDYILYLWGQRLRANQQLHGDVLVATVMSNLGFERAWTGHGGKFVRASVGDQYVHAEMMRHNAVLGGEQSGHIICRHYGISGDGLMTALHVALLVRQSGLSLAELVANSFQTYPQLLRNVRVEDRDRRLNWQDCAPVQQAIEAAEAAMGDQGRILVRASGTEPVIRVMVEAVSAEMTAHWTETLVQTVSQHLAD encoded by the coding sequence ATGGTTTCATCGTCTACGCGCCCCCAGAGCGCGGGCGCTGCTGAAGCTTTATTGGGGCGATCGCCCGAGCCCGCCAAGCGCCTCCATACCCACGCGGGCTGGGGACCGCTCCCAAATCTGCCGCGATCGCCGCTGTTTGGCACCGATGGTATTCGGGGCAAGGCTGGCGACTTGCTAACAGCTCCCCTCGCGCTTCATGTGGGGCTGTGCGCCGGTCAAGTGCTGCGATCGCAAACGAGTAATCCTGGCCCGGTCATCGTCGGCCAAGATTCCCGCAACTCCAGCAGCATGCTGGCAATGGCCCTCTCGGCGGGCCTGACGGCCGCTGGCCTCGAGGTGTGGGATCTGGGCCTGTGTCCGACCCCAGCCGTGGCTTACCTAGCCAGCATTTCCCAGGCGACCGGCGGCGTCATGATTTCCGCTAGCCACAATCCGCCCGAGGACAACGGCATCAAGTTTTTTGGCGGGGAGGGCACCAAGCTCTCGCAGATCCTCCAGCAGGAAATCGAGGCGGCGGTCCGGGGCAACCTGGAGGTCCTGCTGCCCACCCAGACAGTCTGGGGCCAGCAGCACTACCGACCGGAGCTGGTGCAGCGCTATGCCGAATTCCTCCAGACGCCGCTGGCCGCCGCAGGGGGCCTGAGCGGCCTGCGCGTGGTGCTGGATCTGGCCTGGGGCGCAGCGGCCAATTTGGCGCCCGAGGTGTTTAAGGCCATGGGAGCGGAAGTGATTTGCCTCCACGCCCAGCCAGACGGCGATCGCATCAATGTCCACTGCGGCTCCACCCACCTGGCCAGCCTCCAGGCCGCCGTGCTGGAGCACCGGGCAGATGTGGGCTTTGCCTTTGACGGCGACGCCGATCGCGTTTTGGCCGTGGACTCCGCCGGGCAGCCGGTCGACGGGGACTACATTCTCTATCTGTGGGGTCAGCGCCTGCGGGCCAACCAGCAGCTCCACGGCGACGTCCTCGTGGCCACCGTGATGTCCAATCTGGGCTTCGAGCGCGCCTGGACCGGCCACGGCGGCAAGTTTGTGCGGGCGTCCGTGGGCGATCAGTACGTTCACGCCGAGATGATGCGCCACAATGCCGTTTTGGGCGGGGAGCAGTCGGGTCACATCATTTGCCGCCACTACGGCATCAGCGGCGATGGCCTGATGACGGCCCTGCACGTGGCGCTCTTGGTGCGTCAGTCGGGGCTGTCGCTGGCGGAGCTGGTGGCCAATAGCTTCCAGACCTATCCCCAGCTGCTGCGCAATGTGCGGGTAGAAGACCGCGATCGCCGCCTGAACTGGCAAGACTGCGCTCCGGTGCAGCAGGCCATTGAGGCCGCCGAGGCCGCCATGGGCGATCAGGGCCGCATCCTCGTGCGCGCCTCGGGCACCGAACCGGTGATCCGGGTGATGGTCGAGGCCGTCAGCGCTGAGATGACCGCTCACTGGACCGAAACTCTGGTCCAGACGGTCTCCCAGCACCTGGCTGACTAG
- a CDS encoding Calvin cycle protein CP12 has product MSDIHDQIQKEREQARMACDSSGANSEECAAAWDAVEELQAEAAHQRDVKPKNSLEQYCDANPEAAECRVYDD; this is encoded by the coding sequence ATGAGTGATATTCACGATCAGATTCAAAAAGAGCGCGAGCAAGCCCGGATGGCTTGCGATTCTAGCGGTGCGAACTCCGAAGAGTGCGCTGCAGCTTGGGACGCGGTTGAAGAACTTCAGGCTGAGGCGGCTCACCAGCGCGATGTCAAGCCTAAGAACTCTCTAGAGCAGTACTGCGACGCTAACCCGGAAGCCGCAGAGTGCCGCGTTTACGACGACTAG
- a CDS encoding RNA-guided endonuclease TnpB family protein, with product MRTAYQYRLRPASSQVALMSEWLELLRRQYNYRLGERFSWHEQNRCDINACPLICHLPELRENPDFYSQKRDLVNSKTLFPEYQQIHSQVLQDCIGRVKKTFDRWLKGDCSGKRSGKPRFKSAGRYRSFTFPQIKQDCIQGKQINLPKMGWVKLIQHRPLPEGFKIKTATVSYKVDGWYVTLSLEDASVPILTPDAPSLENTTGIDMGLKSFLVDDSGQEEPIPQHYRKAERRLKRLQRSLSRKKKDSNRRKRAIKRVAKAHLKVSNQRKDFHHKVANKLLFQRKHVAHEKLNIRGIARTRLAKSTHDAGWGQFLQILAIKAERAGLLTIAVNPSGTSQSCSGCGVKVPKTLQDRIHTCPECGLTMDRDHNAAINIKYLAVGHSVNKAQKTPDGLPGVTEKPTPDTSVSV from the coding sequence GTGAGAACTGCTTACCAGTACCGATTGCGCCCAGCATCTAGTCAAGTCGCCTTGATGAGCGAATGGCTGGAATTGCTGCGCAGACAGTACAACTACCGTCTCGGTGAGCGGTTCTCTTGGCATGAACAAAATCGCTGTGACATCAATGCCTGTCCCTTAATTTGTCATCTGCCAGAACTGCGAGAAAATCCTGACTTCTACTCCCAGAAACGAGACCTGGTCAACTCCAAGACTTTATTCCCGGAGTACCAGCAGATTCATTCTCAAGTCCTACAAGACTGCATTGGCCGGGTGAAGAAGACCTTTGACCGCTGGCTCAAAGGAGACTGTAGCGGCAAGCGAAGCGGTAAACCTCGATTCAAAAGCGCTGGACGCTACCGCTCATTTACTTTCCCGCAGATCAAACAGGACTGCATCCAGGGCAAGCAGATCAACCTGCCCAAGATGGGCTGGGTGAAACTGATTCAGCATCGACCCTTACCGGAAGGGTTCAAGATCAAGACCGCTACCGTCAGCTACAAAGTCGATGGCTGGTATGTGACCCTGAGTCTTGAGGACGCATCGGTTCCCATCCTCACGCCTGACGCTCCAAGTCTTGAGAACACGACTGGGATTGATATGGGCTTGAAATCTTTCTTGGTAGACGACTCAGGACAGGAAGAACCTATTCCCCAGCACTACCGCAAAGCCGAAAGGCGCCTGAAGCGGTTGCAGCGTTCACTGTCTCGAAAGAAGAAAGACTCCAATCGCCGAAAGAGGGCGATTAAACGAGTTGCCAAGGCGCACCTAAAAGTCTCAAATCAGCGCAAGGACTTTCACCACAAGGTCGCAAACAAGCTTTTATTCCAAAGGAAGCATGTCGCTCACGAAAAGCTGAACATTCGAGGTATTGCGAGAACGCGACTCGCAAAATCGACCCATGATGCTGGCTGGGGCCAGTTTCTGCAAATTCTGGCAATCAAGGCTGAAAGAGCCGGGTTGCTAACGATTGCGGTGAATCCCAGCGGCACGTCTCAGAGCTGCTCTGGTTGCGGGGTCAAGGTGCCAAAAACACTTCAGGACAGGATTCATACCTGTCCTGAGTGCGGGCTGACGATGGACCGTGACCACAATGCAGCGATCAACATCAAGTATTTGGCGGTAGGGCATTCCGTCAATAAAGCTCAGAAAACGCCCGATGGGTTACCAGGGGTCACTGAGAAGCCTACACCGGATACGTCAGTATCGGTGTAG
- a CDS encoding DUF1823 family protein produces the protein MPDLPPLTSETLWAILNDQLDDDTTNRLVWDALGYRYDPATEAWDTSAVAPEWRETYPTPPDFIESRPATVKLTRSIPAENKQLLKETLGFGGYKVNELVPRLTRRATMTNWLLSHLQVQGQLETL, from the coding sequence ATGCCTGATTTGCCACCTTTGACCTCAGAAACGCTCTGGGCAATTCTGAACGATCAGCTCGACGATGACACCACCAATCGCCTGGTATGGGATGCCCTCGGGTATCGCTACGACCCCGCCACTGAGGCCTGGGACACCAGCGCTGTGGCCCCAGAGTGGCGCGAGACCTATCCCACGCCGCCTGACTTTATTGAGAGCCGCCCAGCAACCGTCAAGCTGACCCGCTCGATCCCCGCCGAAAACAAGCAGCTCCTCAAGGAAACGCTGGGCTTTGGCGGCTACAAGGTCAATGAGCTGGTCCCACGCCTCACCCGGCGGGCCACGATGACCAACTGGCTCCTGAGCCATCTACAAGTTCAGGGGCAGCTAGAAACGCTCTAG